The nucleotide window GCCAGCCGGCTGAGTAGGCTGAGCAACGATTGGTGCCGCTACGGCAAAGCTGGCGCTCTTTATTGCTTCATCGATGTTGACTCCGCGCAGAGCGGCTACAACAGCTTTCACTTTCACCTCGTCCACCTCAATGCCCGCAGCCTCTAAGATCCTTCTCAGGCCCTCCTCTGTGATTGGTTGTTTGGC belongs to Thermofilaceae archaeon and includes:
- the rpl12p gene encoding 50S ribosomal protein P1; protein product: MEYVYASLLLHYAKQPITEEGLRRILEAAGIEVDEVKVKAVVAALRGVNIDEAIKSASFAVAAPIVAQPTQPAGQAATTPAAESAEVKESRKEEEKKELEEEVAEGLAALFG